The following are encoded in a window of Mustela nigripes isolate SB6536 chromosome 1, MUSNIG.SB6536, whole genome shotgun sequence genomic DNA:
- the NDUFS8 gene encoding NADH dehydrogenase [ubiquinone] iron-sulfur protein 8, mitochondrial isoform X1 — translation MMRCLRAPTLLRALAQAARAGQPAGRSLHGSSGAATYKFVNMQEPSMDMKAVTDRAAQTLLWTELIRGLGMTLSYLFREPATINYPFEKGPLSPRFRGEHALRRYPSGEERCIACKLCEAVCPAQAITIEAEPRADGSRRTTRYDIDMTKCIYCGFCQEACPVDAIVEGPNFEFSTETHEELLYNKEKLLSNGDKWEAEIAANIQADYLYR, via the exons ATG ATGCGCTGCCTGCGTGCACCCACGCTGCTTCGGGCTCTGGCCCAGGCTGCACGAGCAG GGCAGCCCGCTGGCCGGAGCCTCCACGGCAGCTCTGGGGCAGCGACCTACA AGTTCGTGAACATGCAGGAACCCTCGATGGACATGAAGGCGGTGACCGACAGGGCGGCTCAGACCCTGCTGTGGACTGAGCTCATCCGAG GCCTGGGCATGACCCTGAGCTACCTGTTCCGGGAGCCTGCCACCATCAACTACCCGTTCGAGAAGGGCCCACTGAGCCCTCGCTTTCGGGGAGAGCACGCGCTGCGCCGCTATCCGTCGGGAGAGGAGCGCTGCATTGCCTGTAAGCTTTGTGAGGCTGTCTGCCCCGCCCAG GCCATCACCATCGAGGCTGAGCCGCGGGCCGATGGCAGCCGCCGGACCACGCGCTATGACATCGACATGACCAAGTGTATCTATTGTGGCTTCTGCCAGGAGGCCTGCCCCGTGGACGCCATCGTGGAG GGCCCCAACTTCGAGTTCTCCACTGAGACGCACGAGGAGCTCCTGTACAACAAGGAGAAGCTGCTGAGCAACGGGGACAAGTGGGAGGCCGAGATCGCCGCCAACATCCAGGCCGACTACCTCTACCGCTGA
- the NDUFS8 gene encoding NADH dehydrogenase [ubiquinone] iron-sulfur protein 8, mitochondrial isoform X2 encodes MVTCQRVGSASRRTGRSAREGATALHEFVNMQEPSMDMKAVTDRAAQTLLWTELIRGLGMTLSYLFREPATINYPFEKGPLSPRFRGEHALRRYPSGEERCIACKLCEAVCPAQAITIEAEPRADGSRRTTRYDIDMTKCIYCGFCQEACPVDAIVEGPNFEFSTETHEELLYNKEKLLSNGDKWEAEIAANIQADYLYR; translated from the exons ATGGTAACGTGTCAGCGTGTAGGCTCCGCCTCTCGGCGGACAGGCCGCTCGGCAAGGGAAGGAGCGACAGCGCTTCATG AGTTCGTGAACATGCAGGAACCCTCGATGGACATGAAGGCGGTGACCGACAGGGCGGCTCAGACCCTGCTGTGGACTGAGCTCATCCGAG GCCTGGGCATGACCCTGAGCTACCTGTTCCGGGAGCCTGCCACCATCAACTACCCGTTCGAGAAGGGCCCACTGAGCCCTCGCTTTCGGGGAGAGCACGCGCTGCGCCGCTATCCGTCGGGAGAGGAGCGCTGCATTGCCTGTAAGCTTTGTGAGGCTGTCTGCCCCGCCCAG GCCATCACCATCGAGGCTGAGCCGCGGGCCGATGGCAGCCGCCGGACCACGCGCTATGACATCGACATGACCAAGTGTATCTATTGTGGCTTCTGCCAGGAGGCCTGCCCCGTGGACGCCATCGTGGAG GGCCCCAACTTCGAGTTCTCCACTGAGACGCACGAGGAGCTCCTGTACAACAAGGAGAAGCTGCTGAGCAACGGGGACAAGTGGGAGGCCGAGATCGCCGCCAACATCCAGGCCGACTACCTCTACCGCTGA
- the ALDH3B1 gene encoding aldehyde dehydrogenase family 3 member B1, with product MDPYADTLRRLREAFSTGRTRPAEFRAAQLKGLRRFLQENQQLLQEALAQDLHKSTFEAEVSEIRISESEIDLALRNLRSWMKDEKVPKNLATQLDSAFIRKEPFGLVLIIAPWNYPVNLTLVPLVGALAAGNCVVLKPSEFSRSTEKVLAEVLPRYLDQSCFAVVLGGPQETGQLLEHKFDYIFFTGSPRVGRIVMAAAAKHLTPVTLELGGKNPCYVDDDCDPQTVANRVAFFRYFNSGQTCVAPDYVLCSPDTQERLLPALQSAITRFYGDDPQSCPSLGRIISDKHFRRLRGLLGCGRVAIGGQSDESERYIAPTVLVDVQETEPVMQEEIFGPILPIMNVRSLDEAIDFINRREKPLALYAFSNSNQVVKRVLAQTSSGGFCGNDGFMHMTLASLPFGGVGASGMGSYHGKFSFDTFSHHRACLLRHPGLEKIYSIRYPPYSPRNLRMLLVAMEGRSCSCTLL from the exons ATGGACCCCTACGCGGACACCCTGCGGCGGCTGCGGGAGGCCTTCAGCACAGGGCGGACGAGGCCCGCCGAGTTCAGGGCGGCGCAGCTCAAGGGCCTCCGCCGCTTCCTGCAGGAAAACCAGCAGCTTCTGCAGGAGGCGTTGGCGCAGGACCTGCACAAg TCAACCTTCGAGGCAGAGGTGTCTGAGATCAGAATCAGCGAGAGCGAGATTGACTTGGCCCTCAGGAATCTGAGATCCTGGATGAAGGATGAGAAAGTGCCCAAGAATCTG GCCACGCAGCTGGACTCGGCCTTCATCCGGAAGGAGCCCTTCGGCCTGGTGCTCATCATCGCCCCCTGGAACTACCCGGTGAACCTGACCCTGGTGCCCCTGGTGGGTGCCCTCGCTGCAG GGAACTGCGTGGTGCTGAAGCCTTCGGAGTTCAGCAGGAGCACAGAGAAGGTCCTGGCTGAGGTCCTGCCCCGATACCTGGACCAG AGCTGCTTTGCCGTGGTGCTAGGAGGGCCCCAGGAGACCGGGCAGCTGCTGGAGCACAAGTTCGACTACATCTTCTTCACGG GGAGCCCCCGTGTGGGCAGGATCGTCATGGCTGCCGCCGCCAAGCACCTGACACCCGTCACGCTGGAGCTGGGGGGCAAGAACCCCTGCTACGTGGACGACGACTGCGACCCCCAGACCGTGGCCAACCGCGTGGCCTTTTTCCGCTACTTCAACAGCGGCCAGACCTGCGTGGCCCCCGACTACGTCCTGTGCAGCCCGGACACGCAGGAGCGGCTGCTGCCCGCCCTGCAGAGCGCCATCACCCGCTTCTACGGCGACGACCCCCAGAGCTGCCCGAGCCTGGGCCGCATCATCAGCGACAAGCACTTCCGGCGGCTCCGGGGCCTGCTGGGCTGCGGCCGCGTGGCCATCGGCGGCCAGAGCGACGAGAGCGAGCGCTACATCG CCCCCACGGTGCTGGTGGACGTGCAGGAGACGGAGCCGGTGATGCAGGAGGAGATCTTCGGCCCCATCCTGCCCATCATGAACGTGAGGAGCCTGGACGAGGCCATCGACTTCATCAACCGTCGGGAGAAGCCCCTGGCCCTGTATGCCTTCTCCAACAGCAACCAG gtGGTCAAGCGAGTACTAGCCCAGACCAGCAGCGGGGGCTTCTGCGGGAACGATGGTTTCATGCACATGACCCTCGCCAGCTTGCCTTTCGGAGGAGTGG GTGCCAGTGGGATGGGCAGCTACCATGGCAAGTTCTCCTTCGACACCTTCTCCCACCACCGCGCCTGCCTGCTGCGCCACCCTGGGCTGGAGAAGATCTACTCCATCCGCTACCCGCCCTACTCGCCTCGCAACTTGAGGATGCTGCTGGTGGCCATGGAGGGTCGCAGCTGCAGCTGTACCCTGCTCTGA
- the TCIRG1 gene encoding V-type proton ATPase 116 kDa subunit a 3 isoform X2, protein MGSMFRSEEVALVQLFLPTSAAYTCVSQLGELGLVEFRDLNASVSAFQRRFVGDVRRCEELEKTFTFLQEEVRRAGLVLPPPEGRLLAPPPRDLLRIQEETDRLAQELRDVRGNQQSLRVQLHQLRLHSAVLGQGHRLQSAAAPADGLLERTPLLQPPGGPHQDLRVNFVAGAVEPAKAAALERLLWRACRGFLIASFRETEQPLEDPVTGEPATWMTFLISYWGEQIGQKIRKITDCFHCHVFPFVEQEEGRLGVLQQLQQQSHELQEVLGETERFLSQVLGRVQRLLPPWQVQTRKMKAVYLVLNQCSVSATHKCLIAEGWCAASDLPALQQVLRDGSSEAGVSAVVHRIPCRDMPPTLIRTNRFTASFQGIVDAYGVGRYQEVNPAPYTIITFPFLFAVMFGDVGHGLLMFLFALAMVLAEDRPAVKAARNEIWRTFFTGRYLLLLMGLFSVYTGFIYNECFSRATTIFPSGWSVAAMATQSGWSDTFLAEHPLLTLDPAVSGVFLGPYPFGIDPMRTQRHRRAVGRATWQRRAGSGPRLPGRSVHITAPFCWPTMGQRVAHSGLEPGRQPPELPQLFQDEDVRHPWGHPHDLRGGPGSLQPRALWPVAPAAPGDPARADLPAGAFWLPRLPGHLQVAVHLRHQCSDCPQHPHPLHQHVPLLPQPHQQSPLPCPGGGAVYTGGPGPGHRARPAARHTLVPVLAAPPPLVQARWPPAG, encoded by the exons ATGGGCTCCATGTTCCGGAGTGAGGAGGTGGCACTGGtccagctcttcctgcccacctcGGCCGCTTACACCTGCGTGAGCCAGCTCGGCGAGCTGGGGCTCGTGGAGTTCAGAGAC CTCAACGCCTCGGTAAGCGCCTTCCAGAGACGCTTTGTGGGGGACGTTCGGCGCTGTGAAGAGCTGGAGAAGACCTTCA CCTTCCTGCAGGAGGAAGTGCGGCGGGCTGGCCTGGTGCTGCCCCCACCCGAGGGGAGGCTGCTGGCGCCCCCACCCCGTGACCTGCTGCGCATCCAGGAGGAGACGGACCGTCTGGCCCAGGAGCTCCGGGATGTGCGGGGCAACCAGCAGTCCCTGCGGGTGCAGCTGCACCAGCTGCGGCTGCACTCGGCCGTGCTGGGCCAGGGCCATCGCCTCCAG TCGGCAGCCGCCCCTGCAGATGGGCTCTTGGAAAGAACCCCCCTGCTCCAGCCGCCCGGGGGGCCCCACCAGGACCTGAGAGTCAA CTTTGTGGCAGGTGCCGTGGAGCCCGCCAAGGCCGCCGCCCTGGAACGCCTGCTCTGGAGGGCCTGCCGGGGCTTCCTTATCGCCAGCTTCCGGGAGACGGAGCAGCCGCTGGAGGACCCGGTGACG GGGGAGCCGGCGACGTGGATGACCTTCCTCATCTCCTACTGGGGCGAACAGATAGGGCAAAAGATCCGCAAGATCACGGACTG CTTCCACTGCCACGTGTTCCCGTTCgtggagcaggaggagggccgCCTGGGAGTCCtgcagcagctgcagcagcagaGCCACGAGCTGCAGGAG GTCCTGGGGGAGACGGAGCGCTTCCTGAGCCAGGTGCTGGGCCGCGTGCAGCGGCTGCTGCCTCCCTGGCAGGTGCAGACCCGCAAGATGAAGGCGGTGTACCTGGTGCTCAACCAGTGCAGCGTGAGCGCCACCCACAAGTGCCTCATCGCTGAGGGCTGGTGCGCCGCAAGCGACCTGCCCGCCCTGCAGCAGGTGCTGCGGGATGGCTCG AGCGAGGCAGGTGTGAGCGCCGTGGTTCACCGCATCCCCTGCCGGGACATGCCCCCCACGCTCATCCGCACCAACCGCTTCACGGCCAGCTTCCAAGGCATCGTGGACGCCTACGGTGTGGGCCGCTACCAGGAGGTCAACCCCG CGCCCTACACCATCAtcaccttccccttcctcttcgcTGTGATGTTCGGCGACGTGGGCCACGGGCTGCTCATGTTCCTCTTCGCCCTGGCCATGGTGCTCGCGGAGGACCGGCCAGCGGTGAAGGCGGCGCGGAACGAG ATCTGGCGCACCTTCTTCACGGGCCGCTACCTGCTGCTGCTCATGGGGCTCTTCTCTGTCTACACCGGCTTCATCTACAACGAGTGCTTCAGCCGCGCCACGACCATCTTCCCCTCGGGCTGGAGCGTGGCGGCCATGGCCACCCAGTCCGGCTGGAG CGACACGTTCCTGGCCGAACACCCGCTGCTCACCCTGGACCCCGCGGTCAGCGGTGTCTTCCTGGGACCCTACCCCTTCGGCATTGACCCC atgaggacacagaggcaCAGGAGAGCTGTGGGCAGGGCCACATGGCAGCGAAGAGCGGGGTCTGGGCCCCGGTTGCCCGGCCGGTCTGTGCACATCACCGCTCCCTTCTGCTGGCCCACCATGGGCCAACGGGTTGCACACAGTG GTCTGGAGCCTGGCCGTCAACCACCTGAGCTTCCTCAACTCTTTCAAGATGAAGATGTCCGTCATCCTTGGGGTCACCCACATGACCTTCGGGGTGGTCCTGGGAGTCTTCAACCACGT GCACTTTGGCCAGTGGCACCGGCTGCTCCTGGAGACCCTGCCCGAGCTGATCTTCCTGCTGGGGCTTTTTGGCTACCTCGTCTTCCTGGTCATCTACAAGTGGCTGTGCATCTCCGTCACCAGTGCAGCGACTGCCCCCAGCATCCTCATCCACTTCATCAACATGTTCCTCTTCTCCCACAGCCCCACCAACAAAGCCCTCTTCCCTGCCCAg gagGTGGTGCAGTCTACACTGGTGGTCCTGGCCCTGGTCACCGTGCCCGTCCTGCTGCTCGGCACACCCTTGTTCCTGTACTGGCAGCACCGCCGCCGCTCGTCCAGGCCCGCTGGCCGCCAGCCG gatga
- the TCIRG1 gene encoding V-type proton ATPase 116 kDa subunit a 3 isoform X1, whose translation MGSMFRSEEVALVQLFLPTSAAYTCVSQLGELGLVEFRDLNASVSAFQRRFVGDVRRCEELEKTFTFLQEEVRRAGLVLPPPEGRLLAPPPRDLLRIQEETDRLAQELRDVRGNQQSLRVQLHQLRLHSAVLGQGHRLQSAAAPADGLLERTPLLQPPGGPHQDLRVNFVAGAVEPAKAAALERLLWRACRGFLIASFRETEQPLEDPVTGEPATWMTFLISYWGEQIGQKIRKITDCFHCHVFPFVEQEEGRLGVLQQLQQQSHELQEVLGETERFLSQVLGRVQRLLPPWQVQTRKMKAVYLVLNQCSVSATHKCLIAEGWCAASDLPALQQVLRDGSSEAGVSAVVHRIPCRDMPPTLIRTNRFTASFQGIVDAYGVGRYQEVNPAPYTIITFPFLFAVMFGDVGHGLLMFLFALAMVLAEDRPAVKAARNEIWRTFFTGRYLLLLMGLFSVYTGFIYNECFSRATTIFPSGWSVAAMATQSGWSDTFLAEHPLLTLDPAVSGVFLGPYPFGIDPVWSLAVNHLSFLNSFKMKMSVILGVTHMTFGVVLGVFNHVHFGQWHRLLLETLPELIFLLGLFGYLVFLVIYKWLCISVTSAATAPSILIHFINMFLFSHSPTNKALFPAQEVVQSTLVVLALVTVPVLLLGTPLFLYWQHRRRSSRPAGRQPDDDKSGILDSSDASVAGWGSDEEKAGCPGDGEEAEFVLSEVLMHQAIHTIEFCLGCISNTASYLRLWALSLAHAQLSEVLWAMVMRVGLRMGRELGVAAVVLVPVFAAFAVLTVAILLVMEGLSAFLHALRLHWVEFQNKFYLGSGYKLSPFTFAGEED comes from the exons ATGGGCTCCATGTTCCGGAGTGAGGAGGTGGCACTGGtccagctcttcctgcccacctcGGCCGCTTACACCTGCGTGAGCCAGCTCGGCGAGCTGGGGCTCGTGGAGTTCAGAGAC CTCAACGCCTCGGTAAGCGCCTTCCAGAGACGCTTTGTGGGGGACGTTCGGCGCTGTGAAGAGCTGGAGAAGACCTTCA CCTTCCTGCAGGAGGAAGTGCGGCGGGCTGGCCTGGTGCTGCCCCCACCCGAGGGGAGGCTGCTGGCGCCCCCACCCCGTGACCTGCTGCGCATCCAGGAGGAGACGGACCGTCTGGCCCAGGAGCTCCGGGATGTGCGGGGCAACCAGCAGTCCCTGCGGGTGCAGCTGCACCAGCTGCGGCTGCACTCGGCCGTGCTGGGCCAGGGCCATCGCCTCCAG TCGGCAGCCGCCCCTGCAGATGGGCTCTTGGAAAGAACCCCCCTGCTCCAGCCGCCCGGGGGGCCCCACCAGGACCTGAGAGTCAA CTTTGTGGCAGGTGCCGTGGAGCCCGCCAAGGCCGCCGCCCTGGAACGCCTGCTCTGGAGGGCCTGCCGGGGCTTCCTTATCGCCAGCTTCCGGGAGACGGAGCAGCCGCTGGAGGACCCGGTGACG GGGGAGCCGGCGACGTGGATGACCTTCCTCATCTCCTACTGGGGCGAACAGATAGGGCAAAAGATCCGCAAGATCACGGACTG CTTCCACTGCCACGTGTTCCCGTTCgtggagcaggaggagggccgCCTGGGAGTCCtgcagcagctgcagcagcagaGCCACGAGCTGCAGGAG GTCCTGGGGGAGACGGAGCGCTTCCTGAGCCAGGTGCTGGGCCGCGTGCAGCGGCTGCTGCCTCCCTGGCAGGTGCAGACCCGCAAGATGAAGGCGGTGTACCTGGTGCTCAACCAGTGCAGCGTGAGCGCCACCCACAAGTGCCTCATCGCTGAGGGCTGGTGCGCCGCAAGCGACCTGCCCGCCCTGCAGCAGGTGCTGCGGGATGGCTCG AGCGAGGCAGGTGTGAGCGCCGTGGTTCACCGCATCCCCTGCCGGGACATGCCCCCCACGCTCATCCGCACCAACCGCTTCACGGCCAGCTTCCAAGGCATCGTGGACGCCTACGGTGTGGGCCGCTACCAGGAGGTCAACCCCG CGCCCTACACCATCAtcaccttccccttcctcttcgcTGTGATGTTCGGCGACGTGGGCCACGGGCTGCTCATGTTCCTCTTCGCCCTGGCCATGGTGCTCGCGGAGGACCGGCCAGCGGTGAAGGCGGCGCGGAACGAG ATCTGGCGCACCTTCTTCACGGGCCGCTACCTGCTGCTGCTCATGGGGCTCTTCTCTGTCTACACCGGCTTCATCTACAACGAGTGCTTCAGCCGCGCCACGACCATCTTCCCCTCGGGCTGGAGCGTGGCGGCCATGGCCACCCAGTCCGGCTGGAG CGACACGTTCCTGGCCGAACACCCGCTGCTCACCCTGGACCCCGCGGTCAGCGGTGTCTTCCTGGGACCCTACCCCTTCGGCATTGACCCC GTCTGGAGCCTGGCCGTCAACCACCTGAGCTTCCTCAACTCTTTCAAGATGAAGATGTCCGTCATCCTTGGGGTCACCCACATGACCTTCGGGGTGGTCCTGGGAGTCTTCAACCACGT GCACTTTGGCCAGTGGCACCGGCTGCTCCTGGAGACCCTGCCCGAGCTGATCTTCCTGCTGGGGCTTTTTGGCTACCTCGTCTTCCTGGTCATCTACAAGTGGCTGTGCATCTCCGTCACCAGTGCAGCGACTGCCCCCAGCATCCTCATCCACTTCATCAACATGTTCCTCTTCTCCCACAGCCCCACCAACAAAGCCCTCTTCCCTGCCCAg gagGTGGTGCAGTCTACACTGGTGGTCCTGGCCCTGGTCACCGTGCCCGTCCTGCTGCTCGGCACACCCTTGTTCCTGTACTGGCAGCACCGCCGCCGCTCGTCCAGGCCCGCTGGCCGCCAGCCG gatgaCGACAAGTCAGGGATTCTGGACTCCTCCGACGCCTCTGTGGCCGGCTGGGGCTCTGATGAGGAGAAAGCAGGGTGCCCCGGGGACGGAGAGGAGGCCGAG ttcGTCCTGTCTGAGGTGCTCATGCACCAGGCCATCCACACCATCGAGTTCTGCTTGGGCTGCATCTCCAACACGGCGTCTTACCTGCGCCTCTGGGCCCTGAGTCTGGCCCATGCCC agcTGTCGGAGGTCCTGTGGGCCATGGTGATGCGTGTGGGCCTGCGCATGGGCCGGGAGTTGGGCGTGGCGGCTGTGGTGCTGGTCCCCGTCTTCGCCGCCTTCGCCGTGTTGACTGTGGCCATCCTGCTGGTGATGGAGGGGCTCTCGGCCTTCCTGCACGCACTGCGGCTGCACTG GGTGGAATTCCAGAACAAGTTCTACTTGGGCAGCGGCTACAAGCTGAGCCCCTTCACCTTCGCCGGGGAGGAGGACTAG